The Georgenia faecalis genome includes a window with the following:
- a CDS encoding EboA domain-containing protein, which translates to MTAPSPLRAALSELAAATFETLLAEVTADPAAIRRHFPAAARRVGRGPLPGAVDASGAPARIEDAVRGELLAAHAAAVPPERLAADVTDLYGVGDADEKRAVLAALDRLPLGSEALPLVADALRTNDTRLVAAALGPYGTRHLDDDAWRQGVLKCLFVGVPLAAVDGLPQRADARLGTMVAAYANERLAAGRAVPDDALALLADFPEEVAAAGLADRLAQP; encoded by the coding sequence ATGACCGCACCGAGCCCCCTGCGAGCCGCGCTCAGCGAGCTGGCCGCCGCGACGTTCGAGACGCTCCTCGCCGAGGTGACCGCCGACCCGGCGGCGATCCGCCGGCACTTCCCTGCCGCCGCCCGGCGGGTGGGCCGCGGTCCGCTCCCCGGTGCCGTGGACGCGTCCGGTGCACCCGCGCGGATCGAGGACGCGGTGCGCGGAGAGCTGCTCGCCGCGCACGCCGCGGCCGTGCCGCCGGAGCGGCTCGCCGCCGACGTCACCGACCTCTACGGCGTCGGGGACGCCGACGAGAAGCGGGCGGTCCTCGCGGCGCTGGACCGCCTCCCGCTGGGCTCCGAGGCGCTCCCGCTCGTCGCGGACGCCCTGCGGACCAACGACACCCGGCTCGTGGCGGCGGCCCTCGGTCCGTACGGCACGCGCCACCTCGACGACGACGCCTGGCGCCAGGGCGTGCTCAAGTGCCTCTTCGTCGGGGTGCCGCTGGCCGCCGTCGACGGCCTGCCGCAGCGGGCCGACGCCCGGCTCGGCACGATGGTCGCCGCCTACGCGAACGAGCGCCTGGCCGCGGGCCGCGCCGTCCCGGACGACGCCCTCGCGCTGCTCGCCGACTTCCCCGAGGAGGTCGCGGCCGCTGGCCTCGCCGACCGTCTCGCCCAGCCCTGA
- a CDS encoding family 16 glycoside hydrolase, translating into MLRRIAVPPRGPAPGARLVRRTVAAVGAAAVVGAALTVPASAAVELPEQVPGVTLRTFQLASDPGAVCTLRSATTPNVDKVMPTIDWRTDEDFGASDNFITHALANLTVPADGEYTFRVTNDDGALVYLDDQLLLENDGPQDSTSKEGTVTLTAGVHSLRVEHYEGGYGQRLTLAWRTPGSTSFEVVPTSALSTEEAVRVVNPGVKFCEGATDTPGDGLRLYDVNPNYTLTDLRPEGFNPAVSALDFTEDGDLVVVTAGQVSPGGWQPDPNTGEVFILDGAQEADGPEDVTYRLVHDGLFNPMGVDVIGDSIFVSERDGLTELVPDPASEDPENPDYIRNPEYEDGKFATWPDGGNFHEFAFGLVHDEENFYVNLSVAINNGGASTNPQPAQGRGTTIAIDRETGEVDFIAGGLRTPNGIGWGGTDGDDLFAMDNQGDWLPSSKLVHVKEGRFFNHYTNPAGPFDDQPVTPPAVWVPQNEIGNSPSAPFQLTAGPFAGQMLFGDVTYGGLQRAFLEEVDGEYQGAVFRHTAGLEAGVNRTIVGPDGAVYVGGIGEAGNWGESGKLRYGLQKLTPNGTNTFDWYEMRVVEGGFEIEYTQPISEGTAAEIADAYEVNQWRYVPTASYGGPKVGEEVLPVTGAEVSEDRRTVTLAIDGLTPGHVVHVRSPRPFVAESGEELLSTEAWYTLNSLPGYVAPPDTGYYEAEEATLLGGSSIATEHSGYSGTGFAAGIQNVGAEVRFTATVEEAGIHPVHLRYANGPNPFDGTKTVSLYVNGEKVGPWELPSTGSWKTWGSVTRDIELDAGTNTISLRYDTGDDGNVNFDVLSVGTADICEPFTADDGYTALFDGTLDSFEDWRLAGAGSFGRYEDCSLRTEGGMGLLWHPEHEVGNYSLKLDWKLVKDDNGGIFVGFPNPGNDPWVAVNQGYEIQVDATDAADRTTGAIYTFQGADTEAVEEALNPVGSWNSYEIVVEGENTIKVFLNGVLVNDFTSTDPARDLSSGFIGIQNHGGGETVFYRNIQVANLADIQPVEVTPGAVTFADVDGAEEDTFTVPAVEGVEYLVGGEVVAAGTYPGSGTVTVTARAVEGFALAEGAVAQWSHTFATTGGEPVERITVPVEKVSIGMFSLIPWVREDGLPEVLRRLAEIGFENVEPFGGNFTGYTAQEFRAMTDDLGLRVPSSHYNTDEATFDATLEFVETLGQEYVGSGGFASPGIGSYEDTLATAAAMNRLGERSVEAGFERFFGHNHDREFTTTYTHDGVVMSAWEILVEETNPEWVSFQLDVAWAAHAGIDVPALIEEYGDRIELLHIKDATNVAGEGRPVFAKLGEGEVDLQGILAAAQEHAPIAYYVMEYDQSPVGEAFAAEGFEYLTGQEAGEPGVPGPPGEPGEPGEPGEPGEPGEPGEPGEPGQPGEPGQPGQPGQPGEPGEPGQPGEPGEPGEPGQPGAPGEPGQPGAPGEPGQPGEPGAPGQPGQPGQPGEPGQPGQPGAPGGPDDGRGDVDERDETPPAGGSGRPGGTLPDTGVELGLLAGALLLAVAGGLTLRMRRVTLGS; encoded by the coding sequence CCGCAGGACCGTCGCCGCCGTGGGCGCCGCCGCCGTCGTCGGCGCAGCCTTGACCGTTCCCGCCTCCGCCGCCGTCGAGCTGCCCGAGCAGGTCCCCGGGGTGACGCTGAGGACCTTCCAGCTCGCCAGCGACCCCGGCGCGGTCTGCACGCTGAGGTCGGCCACCACGCCCAACGTCGACAAGGTGATGCCGACGATCGACTGGCGCACCGACGAGGACTTCGGTGCCTCGGACAACTTCATCACCCACGCCCTGGCGAACCTCACGGTGCCCGCCGATGGTGAGTACACGTTCCGCGTCACCAACGACGACGGTGCGCTCGTCTACCTCGACGACCAGCTCCTCCTCGAGAACGACGGACCCCAGGACTCGACGTCGAAGGAAGGCACCGTCACCCTCACGGCCGGCGTGCACTCCCTGCGCGTCGAGCACTACGAGGGCGGCTACGGCCAGCGGCTGACGCTGGCCTGGCGGACGCCGGGCAGCACGAGCTTCGAGGTCGTGCCGACGTCGGCCCTGAGCACCGAGGAGGCCGTGCGCGTCGTCAACCCCGGGGTGAAGTTCTGCGAGGGGGCCACCGACACCCCCGGTGACGGGCTGCGCCTGTACGACGTCAACCCCAACTACACCCTCACGGACCTGCGGCCCGAGGGCTTCAACCCCGCGGTCTCGGCCCTGGACTTCACCGAGGACGGCGACCTCGTCGTCGTCACCGCGGGACAGGTGAGCCCCGGAGGCTGGCAGCCCGACCCGAACACCGGCGAGGTGTTCATCCTCGACGGCGCCCAGGAGGCCGACGGCCCCGAGGACGTGACCTACCGTCTCGTCCACGACGGGCTGTTCAACCCCATGGGCGTCGACGTCATCGGCGACTCGATCTTCGTCTCGGAGCGTGACGGGCTCACCGAGCTCGTCCCCGACCCCGCCTCGGAGGACCCGGAGAACCCGGACTACATCCGCAACCCGGAGTACGAGGACGGCAAGTTCGCCACCTGGCCCGACGGCGGCAACTTCCACGAGTTCGCCTTCGGCCTCGTCCACGACGAGGAGAACTTCTACGTCAACCTCTCCGTCGCCATCAACAACGGCGGCGCGTCGACGAACCCGCAGCCGGCGCAGGGTCGCGGCACGACCATCGCGATCGACCGCGAGACCGGCGAGGTGGACTTCATCGCCGGTGGTCTGCGCACCCCGAACGGCATCGGCTGGGGCGGCACCGACGGCGACGACCTGTTCGCCATGGACAACCAGGGGGACTGGCTGCCCAGCTCCAAGCTCGTCCACGTCAAGGAGGGCCGGTTCTTCAACCACTACACCAACCCGGCAGGGCCCTTCGACGACCAGCCCGTGACGCCGCCGGCGGTGTGGGTGCCGCAGAACGAGATCGGCAACTCCCCGAGCGCCCCGTTCCAGCTCACGGCTGGCCCGTTCGCCGGGCAGATGCTCTTCGGTGACGTCACGTACGGCGGCCTCCAGCGCGCGTTCCTCGAGGAGGTCGACGGCGAGTACCAGGGGGCGGTCTTCCGCCACACGGCCGGCCTCGAGGCCGGCGTCAACCGCACCATCGTCGGACCCGACGGCGCCGTCTACGTCGGCGGCATCGGCGAGGCCGGAAACTGGGGCGAGTCGGGCAAGCTGCGGTACGGCCTCCAGAAGCTCACCCCCAACGGGACGAACACCTTCGACTGGTACGAGATGCGCGTCGTCGAGGGCGGCTTCGAGATCGAGTACACCCAGCCAATCTCCGAGGGGACGGCTGCGGAGATCGCTGACGCCTACGAGGTCAACCAGTGGCGCTACGTGCCGACCGCCTCCTACGGCGGCCCCAAGGTCGGCGAGGAGGTGCTCCCCGTCACCGGTGCCGAGGTCTCCGAGGACCGCAGGACGGTCACGCTGGCCATCGACGGGCTCACCCCCGGGCACGTCGTCCACGTGCGCTCGCCGCGCCCGTTCGTCGCCGAGTCCGGCGAGGAGCTGCTGAGCACCGAGGCCTGGTACACCCTCAACTCCCTGCCCGGGTACGTGGCCCCGCCCGACACCGGGTACTACGAGGCGGAGGAGGCCACCCTGCTCGGTGGGTCCAGCATCGCGACCGAGCACAGCGGCTACTCGGGCACCGGATTCGCCGCGGGCATCCAGAACGTCGGCGCCGAGGTCCGCTTCACCGCCACGGTCGAGGAGGCCGGGATCCACCCGGTGCACCTGCGCTACGCCAACGGTCCCAACCCCTTCGACGGGACCAAGACGGTCTCGCTGTACGTCAACGGGGAGAAGGTCGGGCCGTGGGAGCTGCCGAGCACCGGCAGCTGGAAGACGTGGGGCAGCGTCACGCGGGACATCGAGCTCGACGCCGGGACCAACACCATCAGCCTGCGCTACGACACCGGTGACGACGGCAACGTCAACTTCGACGTCCTGTCGGTGGGGACCGCGGACATCTGCGAGCCCTTCACCGCCGACGACGGGTACACCGCCCTGTTCGACGGCACCCTCGACAGCTTCGAGGACTGGCGTCTGGCCGGTGCCGGCTCGTTCGGCCGGTACGAGGACTGCTCGCTGCGGACCGAGGGCGGCATGGGGCTCCTGTGGCACCCCGAGCACGAGGTGGGCAACTACAGCCTCAAGCTCGACTGGAAGCTCGTCAAGGACGACAACGGCGGCATCTTCGTCGGGTTCCCGAACCCGGGCAACGACCCGTGGGTGGCGGTGAACCAGGGCTACGAGATCCAGGTCGACGCCACGGACGCCGCGGACCGCACCACCGGTGCGATCTACACCTTCCAGGGAGCGGACACGGAGGCCGTCGAGGAGGCGCTCAACCCGGTGGGCTCGTGGAACAGCTACGAGATCGTCGTCGAGGGCGAGAACACCATCAAGGTGTTCCTCAACGGCGTCCTCGTCAACGACTTCACGAGCACCGACCCCGCCCGTGACCTCAGCTCGGGGTTCATCGGCATCCAGAACCACGGGGGCGGCGAGACGGTCTTCTACCGCAACATCCAGGTCGCGAACCTCGCTGATATCCAGCCGGTGGAGGTCACGCCTGGCGCGGTGACGTTCGCGGACGTGGATGGTGCCGAGGAGGACACGTTCACCGTTCCGGCGGTGGAGGGTGTGGAGTACCTGGTGGGTGGTGAGGTTGTTGCGGCTGGCACGTACCCAGGTTCGGGGACTGTGACGGTCACGGCTCGTGCGGTGGAGGGCTTTGCCCTGGCCGAGGGGGCGGTGGCGCAGTGGTCGCACACCTTCGCCACGACCGGTGGTGAGCCGGTGGAGCGGATCACGGTGCCGGTGGAGAAGGTGTCCATCGGGATGTTCAGCCTGATCCCGTGGGTGCGGGAGGACGGCCTGCCGGAGGTGCTGCGGCGCCTGGCGGAGATCGGGTTCGAGAACGTCGAGCCGTTCGGTGGGAACTTCACCGGGTACACCGCGCAGGAGTTCCGGGCGATGACCGACGACCTGGGTCTGCGGGTCCCGTCCTCGCACTACAACACGGACGAGGCGACGTTCGACGCGACCCTGGAGTTCGTGGAGACCTTGGGTCAGGAGTACGTGGGTTCGGGTGGGTTCGCCTCCCCGGGGATCGGTTCCTACGAGGACACCCTGGCGACGGCGGCGGCGATGAACCGTCTGGGTGAGCGGTCGGTGGAGGCCGGGTTCGAGCGGTTCTTCGGCCACAACCACGACCGGGAGTTCACCACCACGTACACCCACGACGGTGTGGTGATGTCGGCGTGGGAGATCCTGGTGGAGGAGACGAACCCGGAGTGGGTGAGCTTCCAGCTGGACGTGGCTTGGGCCGCGCACGCGGGTATCGACGTCCCGGCGCTGATCGAGGAGTACGGGGACCGGATCGAGCTGCTGCACATCAAGGACGCCACGAACGTCGCTGGTGAGGGTCGTCCGGTCTTCGCCAAGCTCGGTGAGGGTGAGGTCGACCTGCAGGGCATCCTCGCGGCGGCGCAGGAGCACGCTCCGATCGCGTACTACGTCATGGAGTACGACCAGTCCCCGGTGGGCGAGGCGTTCGCTGCTGAGGGCTTTGAGTACCTCACCGGCCAGGAGGCCGGCGAGCCCGGCGTGCCTGGGCCCCCCGGCGAGCCCGGTGAGCCTGGTGAGCCCGGTGAGCCTGGTGAGCCCGGTGAGCCCGGTGAGCCTGGTGAGCCCGGTCAGCCTGGTGAGCCCGGCCAGCCCGGCCAGCCCGGCCAGCCCGGTGAGCCCGGTGAGCCCGGCCAGCCTGGTGAGCCCGGTGAGCCTGGTGAGCCCGGCCAGCCCGGTGCGCCTGGTGAGCCCGGCCAGCCCGGTGCGCCTGGTGAGCCCGGCCAGCCTGGTGAGCCCGGTGCGCCTGGTCAGCCCGGCCAGCCCGGCCAGCCTGGTGAGCCTGGTCAGCCTGGTCAGCCCGGTGCGCCTGGTGGCCCGGACGACGGCCGCGGTGACGTGGACGAGCGTGACGAGACCCCGCCTGCGGGTGGGTCCGGTCGCCCCGGCGGCACGCTGCCCGACACCGGTGTGGAGCTCGGTCTCCTCGCCGGGGCCCTGCTCCTGGCGGTGGCCGGCGGCCTCACGCTGCGGATGCGTCGGGTGACGCTCGGTAGCTGA
- a CDS encoding alkaline phosphatase family protein — MKKLLVLDVVGLTPRLLQHTPHLRAVAEQGYRAELETVLPAVTCSAQSTFLTGLRPSEHGIVGNGWLFRDLGEILLWRQHNGLVSGEKVWETIRRTHPGYRVANVCWWYAMGSSADTTITPRPAYHADGRKEPDCWTWPPALHDELVSELGPFPLFTFWGPGASIKSSQWIVGAARKVLPDHDLTLAYIPHLDYDLQRFGPDGPEAVRAAREVDAAVAPLLADAKRLGATVVVLSEYGITGVSRAVDVNRVLRRAGYLHVHTNATGELLDTWTSPAFAAADHQLAHVYVRDPADLPAIKELLEATPGVAEVLDAEGKAAYGLDHPRSGELVLVAEPDSWFTYYYWLDDAKAPDFAKLVEIHKKPGYDPVELFMDPEDRWVKARAGAAVLRKKVGLRYTMNVVPLDPSPLRGSHGRLPDDPADGPVLLCSDPAGARDRVAATEVRDVLLEAAGVAPVPVARPGS, encoded by the coding sequence GTGAAGAAGCTCCTCGTGCTCGACGTCGTCGGGCTCACCCCGCGCCTGCTCCAGCACACCCCGCACCTGCGGGCGGTGGCCGAGCAGGGGTACCGCGCCGAGCTGGAGACCGTCCTACCGGCCGTCACCTGCTCCGCGCAGTCGACGTTCCTCACCGGCCTGCGGCCCTCGGAGCACGGGATCGTGGGCAACGGCTGGCTGTTCCGCGACCTCGGCGAGATCCTCCTGTGGCGCCAGCACAACGGGCTGGTGAGCGGGGAGAAGGTGTGGGAGACGATCCGGCGCACCCACCCCGGCTACCGCGTGGCCAACGTGTGCTGGTGGTACGCCATGGGCTCCAGCGCCGACACCACGATCACGCCCCGGCCGGCGTACCACGCGGACGGGCGCAAGGAACCGGACTGCTGGACGTGGCCCCCGGCGCTGCACGACGAGCTGGTGTCCGAGCTCGGCCCGTTCCCCCTCTTCACGTTCTGGGGCCCCGGGGCGTCCATCAAGAGCTCGCAGTGGATCGTGGGCGCGGCGCGCAAGGTGCTCCCCGACCACGACCTCACCCTCGCCTACATCCCGCACCTCGACTACGACCTCCAGCGGTTCGGCCCCGACGGCCCCGAGGCGGTCCGCGCCGCGCGGGAGGTCGACGCCGCCGTCGCGCCGCTGCTCGCGGACGCCAAGCGCCTGGGCGCCACGGTGGTCGTGCTCAGCGAGTACGGCATCACGGGTGTCTCGCGCGCCGTCGACGTCAACCGCGTCCTGCGCCGCGCCGGGTACCTCCACGTCCACACCAACGCCACCGGCGAGCTGCTCGACACCTGGACGTCCCCGGCGTTCGCCGCGGCCGACCACCAGCTCGCCCACGTCTACGTCCGCGACCCCGCCGACCTGCCGGCCATCAAGGAGCTGCTCGAGGCCACCCCGGGCGTCGCGGAGGTGCTCGACGCGGAGGGCAAGGCCGCCTACGGGCTCGACCACCCGCGCTCGGGCGAGCTCGTGCTCGTCGCGGAGCCGGACTCGTGGTTCACGTACTACTACTGGCTCGACGACGCCAAGGCCCCCGACTTCGCCAAGCTCGTCGAGATCCACAAGAAGCCCGGGTACGACCCCGTGGAGCTCTTCATGGACCCCGAGGACCGCTGGGTGAAGGCGCGCGCCGGCGCGGCCGTGCTGCGCAAGAAGGTCGGCCTGCGCTACACGATGAACGTCGTCCCGCTGGATCCCTCGCCCCTGCGCGGCAGCCACGGCCGTCTGCCCGACGACCCCGCCGACGGGCCGGTGCTGCTGTGCTCCGACCCCGCGGGCGCCCGCGACCGGGTGGCGGCCACCGAGGTGCGTGACGTGCTCCTCGAGGCGGCGGGTGTCGCACCCGTGCCGGTCGCGCGGCCCGGGTCCTGA
- a CDS encoding SCO3242 family prenyltransferase → MTSARDLAELVRLPAALTVPGDTLAGAAAAGWPGGARTALLPAASACLYWAGMALNDYADRDLDAVERPERPIPSGRVSPRLALGVGVVLTAAGLGLAAAVSRRHLAVAAALASTVWAYDLLAKPTVLGPVVMAANRGLDVALGAAGNVRPALPAALTLTAHTVAVTALSRGEVTGTSPAVARAALATTAVTAAAAALPAPRTAPRTASRTTAALGGAPLSRVAAAGLAATYAWTVGRAQLDAARRPDAPTVRRATGVGIRGMIPLQSALTARAGALPAAAAVLAVGPLARLATRRLSPT, encoded by the coding sequence ATGACCAGCGCCCGCGACCTCGCCGAGCTCGTGCGCCTGCCCGCGGCGCTCACCGTGCCGGGCGACACCCTGGCCGGCGCCGCCGCCGCCGGCTGGCCCGGGGGCGCCAGGACCGCTCTCCTGCCCGCGGCCTCCGCGTGCCTGTACTGGGCGGGGATGGCGCTCAACGACTACGCCGACCGGGACCTCGACGCCGTCGAGCGCCCCGAGCGGCCGATCCCCTCCGGCCGGGTGAGCCCGCGCCTCGCCCTCGGCGTCGGCGTCGTCCTCACCGCCGCGGGCCTGGGCCTGGCCGCCGCGGTGAGCCGGCGGCACCTCGCCGTCGCCGCCGCGCTGGCATCCACCGTGTGGGCCTACGACCTGCTCGCCAAGCCCACCGTCCTCGGACCGGTCGTCATGGCGGCCAACCGGGGGCTCGACGTCGCGCTCGGGGCCGCCGGGAACGTCCGACCGGCGCTGCCCGCCGCGCTCACGCTCACCGCCCACACCGTCGCCGTCACCGCGCTCTCCCGGGGCGAGGTCACCGGCACGAGTCCCGCGGTCGCGCGGGCCGCGCTCGCCACGACGGCCGTCACCGCCGCGGCCGCCGCCCTCCCGGCGCCCCGCACCGCGCCCCGCACCGCGTCCCGGACGACGGCGGCCCTCGGCGGGGCGCCGCTGTCCCGCGTGGCGGCGGCCGGCCTCGCCGCCACCTACGCGTGGACCGTCGGCCGCGCCCAGCTCGACGCCGCCCGCCGCCCCGACGCCCCGACGGTGCGCCGCGCCACGGGCGTCGGCATCCGCGGGATGATCCCGCTCCAGTCGGCGCTCACCGCACGAGCCGGTGCCCTGCCGGCCGCGGCCGCCGTGCTCGCCGTCGGGCCCCTGGCCCGGCTCGCCACGAGGAGGCTGTCGCCCACATGA
- a CDS encoding sugar phosphate isomerase/epimerase family protein, with the protein MRFAYGTNGFTAHRLPDALEIIAELGYAGASITLDAHHLDPFADDVAARVARTAQQLERLGLGAVVETGAPYLLDPRGKFEPSLVSDAGRDLRLDLLHRSIDIAGDLGAPVVHLWSGVLAPGTTPEVGWDRLVDGVAALLPHAERAGIVLAVEPEPSMLVSRLGDALDLRSRLGEPERLRVTLDVGHARCNEDAAPDACVRACADVLAHVQIEDMRRDVHAHLEFGEGDIDFPPVLAALDEAGYDGLVSVELGRQSDSAPEVAARSLAALHAYRTASRGAVR; encoded by the coding sequence ATGAGATTCGCCTACGGCACCAACGGGTTCACCGCCCACCGCCTCCCCGACGCCCTGGAGATCATCGCCGAGCTCGGGTACGCCGGGGCGTCGATCACCCTGGACGCCCACCACCTCGACCCGTTCGCCGACGACGTCGCCGCGCGCGTCGCCCGGACCGCGCAGCAGCTCGAGCGCCTGGGCCTCGGCGCGGTGGTGGAGACCGGGGCGCCCTACCTCCTCGACCCGCGGGGCAAGTTCGAGCCGAGCCTCGTCTCCGATGCCGGCCGCGACCTGCGCCTGGACCTGCTGCACCGCTCCATCGACATCGCCGGTGACCTGGGCGCCCCGGTGGTCCACCTGTGGTCCGGCGTCCTCGCCCCGGGCACGACGCCCGAGGTGGGCTGGGACCGCCTGGTCGACGGCGTCGCCGCGCTGCTGCCCCACGCCGAGCGGGCGGGCATCGTCCTCGCCGTCGAGCCGGAGCCGTCGATGCTCGTCTCCCGCCTCGGCGACGCCCTCGACCTGCGGTCCCGGCTCGGGGAGCCGGAGCGCCTGCGGGTCACCCTCGACGTCGGCCACGCCCGCTGCAACGAGGACGCCGCGCCCGACGCCTGCGTGCGCGCGTGCGCCGACGTCCTCGCCCACGTCCAGATCGAGGACATGCGCCGCGACGTCCACGCGCACCTGGAGTTCGGCGAGGGCGACATCGACTTCCCGCCGGTCCTCGCCGCGCTGGACGAGGCCGGCTACGACGGCCTCGTGTCCGTCGAGCTCGGCCGGCAGAGCGACTCCGCCCCCGAAGTGGCCGCGCGTTCGCTCGCCGCGCTCCATGCTTACCGCACCGCCTCAAGAGGAGCCGTCCGATGA
- the eboE gene encoding metabolite traffic protein EboE, translating into MRFRHPDGTVVHLAYCTNVHPAEDVDGLVAQLARYAAPVRAALGVDRLGLGLWLPAEAAAHLAGSPREVARLRSALARAGAEVVTLNAFPYASFHAPEVKQRVYHPDWTEEARLAYTLDCAEVLAALLPDDAARGSISTVPLAWRTPWSDERHTRARATLDRLADGLARVEARTGRRVRVGLEPEPGCIVETAADAARLLAGLDPDRLGVCLDTCHMATAFEDPTEALAALDGVGLAVVKAQLASAVHVADPTAPETRTALGTFAEDRFLHQVREHDGGRVLAVDDLPEALTGAELAGDGPWRVHFHVPVHDAPDAPLEGTADYLRDAARALVGGPRALTDHLEVETYTWSVLPEHLRPADDDGLVAGLAAELRWAHDRLTELGLEAL; encoded by the coding sequence GTGCGGTTCCGGCACCCCGACGGCACGGTCGTCCACCTCGCGTACTGCACGAACGTCCACCCCGCCGAGGACGTCGACGGCCTGGTCGCCCAGCTCGCCCGGTACGCCGCCCCCGTCCGCGCGGCGCTCGGCGTCGACCGGCTGGGCCTGGGCCTGTGGCTGCCCGCGGAGGCGGCCGCGCACCTGGCGGGCTCCCCGCGCGAGGTCGCGCGCCTGCGGTCCGCGCTGGCCCGCGCCGGGGCCGAGGTGGTCACCCTCAACGCCTTCCCCTACGCCAGCTTCCACGCGCCCGAGGTGAAGCAGCGGGTCTACCACCCGGACTGGACCGAGGAGGCACGGCTGGCCTACACCCTCGACTGCGCCGAGGTGCTCGCGGCGCTCCTGCCCGACGACGCGGCCCGCGGCAGCATCTCCACCGTGCCGCTCGCGTGGCGGACCCCGTGGTCCGACGAGCGCCACACCCGGGCCCGCGCCACGCTCGACCGCCTCGCCGACGGCCTCGCCCGGGTGGAGGCGCGCACCGGGCGGAGGGTGCGGGTGGGGCTCGAGCCGGAGCCCGGCTGCATCGTGGAGACGGCGGCCGACGCCGCGCGCCTCCTCGCCGGCCTCGACCCGGACCGGCTCGGCGTCTGCCTCGACACGTGCCACATGGCCACGGCGTTCGAGGACCCCACGGAGGCCCTCGCCGCGCTCGACGGCGTCGGCCTCGCCGTCGTCAAGGCGCAGCTCGCCTCGGCCGTGCACGTCGCCGACCCGACCGCGCCGGAGACCCGCACCGCGCTCGGCACTTTCGCCGAGGACCGGTTCCTCCACCAGGTCCGCGAGCACGACGGCGGCCGTGTCCTCGCCGTCGACGACCTGCCCGAGGCGCTCACCGGCGCCGAGCTCGCCGGCGACGGCCCGTGGCGCGTGCACTTCCACGTGCCCGTCCACGACGCCCCGGACGCCCCGCTCGAGGGCACCGCGGACTACCTGCGGGACGCGGCGCGCGCGCTCGTCGGCGGCCCGCGGGCGCTCACCGACCACCTCGAGGTGGAGACCTACACGTGGTCCGTGCTGCCCGAGCACCTGCGCCCCGCCGACGACGACGGGCTCGTCGCGGGCCTGGCCGCCGAGCTGCGCTGGGCGCACGACCGACTGACCGAACTCGGCTTGGAGGCCTTGTGA
- a CDS encoding TatD family hydrolase, whose translation MRIFDPHIHMTSRTTDDYEAMHAAGVRALVEPAFWLGQPRTSVGSFVDYFDGLLGWERFRAAQFGIVHHATIGLNPKEANDPRCTPVLDLLPRYLDKDGVVAVGETGFDSMTPEEEHVFVRQLELAGEHDLPVLVHTPHRDKAAGTRRTLDLIASVGVAPGRVVVDHLNETTVDLVDDAGAWMGFSVYPDTKMDEDRMVRILQRRGLDRVLVNSAADWGRSDPLKTAKTGRAMLAAGFTDDDVDRVLWRNPVEFYGQSGRLLLEEEVTDAGTYAGNSIQRGEPATAQG comes from the coding sequence GTGCGCATCTTCGACCCGCACATCCACATGACCTCGCGGACCACCGACGACTACGAGGCCATGCACGCCGCCGGGGTCCGAGCCCTCGTGGAGCCGGCGTTCTGGCTGGGCCAGCCGCGCACCTCGGTGGGCAGCTTCGTCGACTACTTCGACGGCCTGCTCGGCTGGGAGCGGTTCCGCGCCGCGCAGTTCGGGATCGTCCACCACGCCACCATCGGGCTCAACCCCAAGGAGGCGAACGACCCGCGGTGCACGCCGGTACTCGACCTCCTGCCGCGCTACCTCGACAAGGACGGCGTCGTCGCCGTCGGCGAGACGGGCTTCGACTCGATGACGCCGGAGGAGGAGCACGTCTTCGTCCGCCAGCTCGAGCTGGCCGGGGAGCACGACCTGCCGGTCCTCGTCCACACCCCGCACCGGGACAAGGCCGCCGGCACCCGGCGCACCCTCGACCTCATCGCCTCCGTCGGCGTGGCGCCGGGACGCGTCGTCGTCGACCACCTCAACGAGACGACGGTGGACCTCGTCGACGACGCCGGCGCCTGGATGGGCTTCTCGGTCTACCCCGACACGAAGATGGACGAGGACCGCATGGTCCGGATCCTCCAGCGCCGCGGCCTGGACCGGGTGCTCGTCAACTCCGCCGCCGACTGGGGCCGCAGCGACCCGCTGAAGACCGCGAAGACGGGCCGCGCGATGCTCGCGGCGGGCTTCACCGACGACGACGTCGACCGGGTGCTGTGGCGCAACCCCGTGGAGTTCTACGGCCAGAGCGGGCGCCTGCTCCTCGAGGAGGAGGTCACCGACGCCGGCACCTACGCGGGCAACTCCATCCAGCGCGGCGAGCCCGCCACCGCGCAGGGCTGA